One genomic window of Camelina sativa cultivar DH55 chromosome 5, Cs, whole genome shotgun sequence includes the following:
- the LOC109132937 gene encoding uncharacterized protein LOC109132937: MIMPYSKPQECGVSKRLFTPIAPQHLIAHIEAFHSNRHFPTFSSPAAASPASTFRHFPNQLMNRNRNPNPPSFQARTHLDFYRRGYLDDQGNFHKGFPPAPAMTPDRKYKFLLPKPKISKMPKLMDLFPEETSLECIRTLPLLCQLEQRRPEETVTESGGANPSYIDLSLRL, from the exons ATGATCATGCCATATTCAAAGCCCCAAGAATGTGGAGTTTCTAAGCGA CTTTTCACTCCAATCGCACCACAACACCTAATCGCACACATCGAAGCTTTTCACTCCAATCGCCATTTTCCCACCTTCTCTTCCCCAGCCGCCGCGTCACCCGCCAGCACCTTCCGCCACTTCCCGAACCAGCTCATGAACCGGAACCGTAACCCTAATCCTCCTAGTTTTCAGGCGAGGACTCATTTGGATTTCTACCGTAGGGGTTATTTAGATGATCAAGGGAACTTTCATAAAGGGTTTCCGCCGGCGCCGGCTATGACTCCGGACAGGAAATATAAGTTTTTGCTGCCGAAGCCTAAGATATCGAAGATGCCGAAGCTGATGGATCTTTTTCCGGAGGAGACGTCATTGGAATGCATCCGTACGCTGCCGCTTCTTTGCCAGCTGGAGCAACGGAGACCGGAGGAAACTGTGACGGAGAGCGGTGGAGCCAACCCGAGTTACATCGACTTGTCATTAAGGCTCTGA